A window from Malania oleifera isolate guangnan ecotype guangnan chromosome 7, ASM2987363v1, whole genome shotgun sequence encodes these proteins:
- the LOC131159625 gene encoding polcalcin Bet v 4-like, whose translation MADGEAQDKAVRERIFKRFDANGDGKISSAELGEALKQLGSVTGDEVKRMMSEIDTDGDGFISFQEFTEFHNANRGLMKDVAKIF comes from the coding sequence ATGGCGGATGGCGAAGCGCAGGACAAGGCCGTGCGGGAGCGAATCTTCAAGCGCTTTGACGCCAACGGCGACGGCAAGATATCGTCCGCGGAGCTGGGGGAGGCCTTGAAACAGCTCGGCTCTGTCACCGGCGACGAGGTGAAGCGCATGATgtcggagatcgacaccgacggcGACGGTTTCATTTCGTTCCAGGAATTCACCGAGTTCCACAATGCCAACCGCGGCTTGATGAAGGATGTCGCCAAGATCTTCTAG